From a region of the Trueperaceae bacterium genome:
- a CDS encoding ATP-binding cassette domain-containing protein — translation MLEVRHLKKHFPIKGGFFGSTVGAVKAVDDVNLHVDTGEILSLVGESGCGKTTTSRCVLRAVNPTSGEILFRIGDDEVIDVAKLSDRELRPLWRNMQMIFQDPFGSLNPRKNLFDIIGEPLLVNGVKGRQERMDRVAELLGLVGLRPEYMHRYPHAFSGGQRQRVVIARALALNPKLVVADEAVSALDVSVQAQILNLLLELQERLGLSYLFVAHDLSIVKHISHRVAVMYVGKIVETAPTDPLFHAPLHPYTSALMAAVPQADPRRRSEMIRLEGEVANPAKPPSGCYFHPRCPFATAQCKAETPLLREVRPGHFVACHRAEELDLPGVERGTPSLGTSRAEG, via the coding sequence CTGCTCGAGGTGCGCCACCTCAAGAAGCACTTCCCCATCAAGGGCGGGTTCTTCGGCAGCACCGTCGGCGCCGTGAAGGCCGTGGACGACGTGAACCTCCACGTCGACACTGGCGAGATCCTCAGCCTCGTCGGTGAGAGCGGCTGCGGCAAGACGACCACGTCGCGCTGCGTGTTGCGGGCCGTCAACCCCACGTCGGGCGAGATCCTCTTCCGGATCGGCGACGACGAGGTCATCGACGTCGCCAAGCTGAGCGACCGCGAGCTGCGCCCCCTGTGGCGCAACATGCAGATGATCTTCCAGGACCCGTTCGGGTCGCTCAACCCGCGCAAGAACCTCTTCGACATCATCGGCGAGCCCCTGCTCGTCAACGGCGTGAAGGGCCGCCAGGAACGCATGGACCGGGTGGCCGAGCTGCTCGGCCTCGTGGGCTTGAGGCCCGAGTACATGCACCGCTACCCGCACGCGTTCAGCGGCGGGCAGCGCCAGCGCGTCGTGATCGCCCGTGCACTCGCGCTCAACCCCAAGCTCGTCGTGGCCGACGAAGCCGTCTCCGCCCTCGACGTCTCCGTGCAGGCGCAGATCCTCAACCTCCTCCTGGAGTTGCAGGAGCGGCTCGGGCTCTCGTACCTGTTCGTGGCGCACGACCTCAGCATCGTCAAGCACATCAGCCACCGCGTGGCCGTCATGTACGTCGGCAAGATCGTCGAGACGGCGCCTACGGACCCCCTGTTCCACGCGCCGCTCCACCCGTACACGTCGGCCCTCATGGCGGCCGTGCCGCAGGCCGACCCGCGCCGGCGCAGCGAGATGATCCGGCTCGAGGGCGAGGTAGCCAACCCCGCCAAGCCCCCGAGCGGCTGCTACTTCCACCCGCGCTGCCCGTTCGCGACGGCGCAGTGCAAGGCCGAGACGCCGCTGCTGCGCGAGGTGCGGCCCGGGCACTTCGTCGCGTGCCACCGCGCGGAGGAGCTCGACCTGCCGGGCGTGGAGCGGGGCACCCCGAGCCTCGGCACCTCGCGGGCCGAGGGTTGA
- a CDS encoding ABC transporter substrate-binding protein yields MTNSFTSSTRRRAGWRRPLLLVLAALIWGIASAQTYHEAPALAELVAAGQLPPVEERLPKNPLVVNVVDEIGTYGGVLRRAFTGPADSNNYVRVVYDSLVRFSTDGSEIVPHIVESWEASDDFHSWTLHLRDGAHWSDGAPFNASALTFWYTRVILNKDLTPSVPAWFANRDGTAAKLEAVDDYTVRITFDFPNTLFLTELTFRDGGDRTLAAFLPGHYLQQFHPDFQTAEELDAKVKAAGLSTWTDLFMTKAMPTENPERPTMAAWVPYNSTVSDQVFTLRRNPYYIGVDPAGNQLPYIDEVQFRYFADVQALNFAAVAGELDFQARHIQMPNYPVLVENSDRSNYRVMLWPSFGGADAAVWFNQEYEIDPELGSILANHDFRVALSYATNRDEIRESAFLGLGDIRQNVPAPWHPYYPGDEYAQKYTEYNPDLANQMLDAIGLTKDANGNRLMPSGKPLRVELSVVPAFGPWPDVAQLVAADWAAVGVPTDVQVRERNAHFTMRDANELQVEIWNEDTTAFPFTGNPKIDPRSNPATIFAVESRRWYESGGTAGREPAPGIARIVDIIEEAKTVGVEQQIELAKELFRHAVDELYGFGLVGLTPMVQGVVVVNDDLMNVPAVVANDWPLRTPGDSRPEQFFYKTN; encoded by the coding sequence ATGACCAACAGCTTCACGTCGAGCACTCGGAGGCGCGCGGGGTGGAGGCGGCCGCTGCTTCTCGTCCTGGCCGCCCTCATCTGGGGGATCGCGTCGGCCCAGACGTACCACGAGGCCCCCGCCTTGGCGGAACTCGTGGCCGCAGGGCAGCTCCCGCCCGTCGAAGAGCGCCTGCCCAAGAACCCGCTCGTCGTCAACGTCGTCGACGAGATCGGCACGTACGGCGGGGTCCTGCGCCGCGCCTTCACCGGCCCGGCCGACTCCAACAACTATGTGCGCGTCGTCTACGACAGCCTCGTCCGCTTCAGCACCGACGGCTCCGAGATCGTCCCGCACATCGTCGAGTCGTGGGAAGCCTCGGACGACTTCCATAGCTGGACCCTCCACCTGCGCGACGGCGCCCACTGGTCGGACGGCGCGCCGTTCAACGCCAGCGCCCTCACGTTCTGGTACACGCGCGTCATCCTCAACAAGGACCTGACCCCGAGCGTGCCCGCCTGGTTCGCCAACCGCGACGGCACGGCCGCCAAGCTCGAGGCCGTCGACGACTACACGGTCCGCATCACGTTCGACTTCCCGAACACGCTGTTCCTCACGGAGCTCACGTTCCGCGACGGCGGCGACAGGACCCTGGCCGCGTTCCTCCCAGGCCACTACCTGCAGCAGTTCCACCCCGACTTCCAGACCGCCGAAGAGCTCGATGCCAAGGTCAAGGCCGCCGGCCTCTCGACCTGGACCGACCTGTTCATGACGAAGGCCATGCCGACCGAGAACCCCGAGCGTCCGACCATGGCCGCCTGGGTGCCCTACAACTCGACGGTCTCCGATCAGGTCTTCACGCTGCGCCGCAACCCGTACTACATCGGCGTCGACCCGGCCGGTAACCAGCTCCCGTACATCGACGAAGTGCAGTTCCGCTACTTCGCCGACGTGCAGGCCCTGAACTTCGCGGCCGTCGCGGGCGAGCTCGACTTCCAGGCCCGCCACATCCAGATGCCCAACTACCCCGTGCTGGTCGAGAACTCCGACCGCTCCAACTACCGCGTCATGCTGTGGCCGAGCTTCGGTGGCGCAGACGCCGCCGTCTGGTTCAACCAGGAGTACGAGATCGATCCGGAACTCGGAAGCATCCTCGCCAACCACGACTTCCGCGTGGCCCTCTCGTACGCCACCAACCGCGACGAGATCCGCGAATCCGCGTTCCTCGGCCTCGGCGACATCCGTCAGAACGTCCCGGCGCCGTGGCATCCGTACTACCCGGGCGACGAGTACGCCCAGAAGTACACGGAGTACAACCCTGACCTCGCCAACCAGATGCTAGATGCCATCGGCCTCACGAAGGACGCCAACGGCAACCGCCTCATGCCGAGCGGCAAGCCGCTGCGCGTGGAGCTCTCCGTCGTGCCGGCGTTCGGCCCGTGGCCGGACGTGGCGCAGCTCGTGGCCGCCGACTGGGCCGCGGTAGGCGTTCCGACCGACGTGCAGGTGCGCGAGCGCAACGCCCACTTCACCATGCGCGACGCCAACGAGCTCCAGGTCGAGATCTGGAACGAGGACACCACGGCGTTCCCCTTCACGGGCAACCCCAAGATCGACCCGCGTAGCAACCCGGCGACCATCTTCGCCGTCGAGTCGCGCCGCTGGTACGAGTCCGGCGGCACCGCCGGCAGGGAGCCCGCTCCGGGCATCGCCCGCATCGTCGACATCATCGAAGAGGCCAAGACCGTCGGTGTCGAGCAGCAGATCGAGCTGGCGAAGGAGCTCTTCCGCCACGCCGTCGACGAGCTGTACGGCTTCGGCCTCGTCGGCCTCACGCCGATGGTCCAGGGCGTCGTCGTCGTCAACGACGACCTCATGAACGTCCCGGCCGTCGTCGCGAACGACTGGCCGCTCCGCACTCCGGGCGACTCCCGCCCCGAGCAGTTCTTCTACAAGACGAACTGA
- a CDS encoding sulfatase-like hydrolase/transferase, with protein sequence MADQLKATASRLYSPVGTATPALARLAAEGVLYENAVTPHPLCVPARVSLWTGQYPHTHGSRDNQTPMPAGAAHAFKVWREAGFATALIGKDHCFEAPEDQALFDVWCEIGHEGLPLGRPARGMPWFRPEEGVTAAHAVRRAMPRQAPAVSYAVTDYPHDDYSTGLVAGQAARYLAGRAGTPDEPFALWVSFPDPHTPYEVPRAYFEAAAAEGAELPPAEPPDMPGAPERTRVLRRLLDVSGVPRVDQERLLLTYRAMTRFVDDGVGTVLDALERTGLRERTIVVFLSDHGDFALEHGMARKGGAFYDCLTRVPLVVSWRGTCPAGVVDGSMANLVDVVPTLLTLQGLPVPPGMQGAPLPTLTDAAPRAAAFSEYGAGGPAFTLADLEAVGRTVGTTHGLEAVRASLERREAEGARRMVRTARWKYVTDPLGDLDELYDLVADPLEHRNLAGGLARDPADDLGPGLSVGPVIDELRSLLAGWETAP encoded by the coding sequence ATGGCCGACCAGTTGAAGGCCACGGCGAGCCGCCTCTACTCGCCCGTGGGCACCGCCACGCCGGCGCTCGCACGGCTGGCGGCCGAGGGCGTGCTGTACGAGAACGCCGTCACGCCCCATCCGCTGTGCGTGCCTGCGCGCGTGTCGCTCTGGACCGGCCAGTACCCGCACACGCACGGCTCGCGCGACAACCAGACGCCCATGCCCGCCGGGGCCGCCCACGCGTTCAAGGTGTGGCGCGAGGCCGGCTTCGCCACCGCGCTGATAGGCAAGGACCACTGCTTCGAGGCGCCGGAGGACCAGGCGCTCTTCGACGTATGGTGCGAGATCGGCCATGAGGGCCTACCCCTAGGGCGGCCCGCGCGTGGCATGCCGTGGTTCCGCCCCGAGGAGGGCGTGACCGCCGCGCACGCGGTGCGGCGCGCCATGCCGCGCCAAGCGCCCGCCGTGTCCTACGCCGTCACCGACTACCCTCACGATGACTACTCGACGGGTCTCGTCGCCGGCCAGGCCGCCCGCTACCTCGCCGGGCGCGCCGGCACCCCTGACGAGCCCTTCGCCCTGTGGGTGTCGTTCCCCGACCCGCACACGCCCTACGAGGTGCCGCGCGCCTACTTCGAGGCGGCCGCGGCGGAGGGGGCCGAGCTGCCGCCCGCCGAGCCGCCGGACATGCCCGGCGCGCCGGAGCGCACACGCGTCCTGCGCCGGCTCCTCGACGTGTCCGGTGTGCCCAGGGTCGACCAGGAGCGGCTGCTCCTCACGTACCGGGCCATGACGCGCTTCGTGGATGACGGGGTCGGCACCGTCCTGGACGCGCTCGAGCGGACCGGCCTGCGCGAGCGCACCATCGTCGTGTTCCTCTCCGACCACGGCGACTTCGCGCTCGAGCACGGCATGGCGCGCAAGGGCGGCGCGTTCTACGACTGCCTGACGCGCGTGCCGCTCGTGGTGTCGTGGCGCGGCACCTGCCCGGCCGGCGTGGTCGACGGCTCCATGGCGAACCTCGTAGACGTCGTGCCGACGCTCCTGACGCTGCAAGGCTTGCCCGTGCCGCCGGGCATGCAGGGCGCGCCCCTGCCCACCCTCACCGACGCCGCGCCACGCGCCGCCGCCTTCTCCGAGTACGGCGCCGGTGGGCCGGCCTTCACCCTCGCGGACCTCGAGGCGGTGGGGAGGACCGTCGGCACTACCCACGGCCTGGAGGCCGTGCGCGCGAGCCTCGAGCGGCGCGAGGCGGAGGGAGCGCGGCGCATGGTCCGCACCGCGCGGTGGAAGTACGTCACCGACCCGTTGGGCGATCTGGACGAGCTCTACGACCTCGTCGCCGACCCGCTGGAGCACCGCAACCTGGCGGGCGGCCTCGCTCGCGACCCAGCGGATGACCTCGGCCCCGGTCTCAGCGTGGGACCCGTGATCGACGAGCTGCGATCACTCCTCGCAGGTTGGGAAACGGCTCCATGA
- a CDS encoding AGE family epimerase/isomerase, giving the protein MSQSTANLPPSSTFELAELGAFYRRHLEEDVLPFWLGEPSDRVHGGVFTCIDNYTGKRVSDDKFVWSQGRFAWLMAHAARLVRAGLLTGDADDLAARAVETVEFLRANAFLEDGSAAYLLTADGRKKEFIPGKGHDISYFADCFIALALSETARATGKWRYLDEAVAAYERVVARLAAGTARSEPYPLPAGCRAHAEPMILLNVAQELELALRQRGDARADDMAARALAHMDAILDTFVRPDGLVQEVRCAQGGEGLLTTHVTPGHAIESMWFVMEEAARHGRTAAVENAARVLRRSFEAGWDPEHGGIFRYVGGDGLPPTGAPNGPFEELILGTWDTKIWWPHSETLYGALLGHVLTGDAELRAVHDRTFDYVFKTFPHPDPAVGEWAQIRDRKGAPLDKVVGLPVKDPYHLNRNLMVLVELLQGGVEARTSAA; this is encoded by the coding sequence ATGAGCCAGTCGACCGCCAATCTCCCCCCGTCCTCCACCTTCGAGCTGGCCGAGCTCGGCGCCTTCTACCGCCGTCACTTGGAGGAGGACGTGCTGCCGTTCTGGCTGGGCGAGCCGAGCGACCGCGTGCACGGCGGCGTGTTCACCTGCATCGACAACTACACGGGCAAGCGCGTCAGCGACGACAAGTTCGTTTGGTCGCAGGGGCGGTTCGCGTGGCTGATGGCGCACGCGGCGCGCCTCGTGCGAGCCGGGCTCCTGACGGGCGACGCGGACGACCTAGCCGCGCGCGCCGTCGAGACGGTCGAGTTCCTGCGCGCCAACGCCTTCCTCGAGGACGGCTCGGCGGCCTACCTGCTCACGGCCGACGGCCGCAAGAAGGAGTTCATCCCCGGCAAGGGCCACGACATCAGCTACTTCGCCGACTGCTTCATAGCGCTGGCCTTGAGCGAGACGGCGCGCGCCACGGGGAAGTGGCGCTACCTCGACGAGGCCGTGGCCGCGTACGAGCGCGTGGTGGCGCGCCTCGCGGCCGGCACCGCCCGCAGCGAGCCCTACCCGCTGCCGGCCGGCTGCCGCGCGCACGCCGAGCCGATGATCCTCCTCAACGTGGCGCAGGAGCTGGAGCTCGCGCTGAGGCAGCGCGGCGACGCGCGCGCCGATGACATGGCCGCTCGTGCGCTCGCGCACATGGACGCGATCCTCGACACCTTCGTCCGCCCGGACGGTCTCGTGCAGGAAGTGCGGTGCGCCCAGGGCGGGGAAGGCCTGTTGACCACCCACGTGACCCCGGGCCACGCCATCGAGTCCATGTGGTTCGTGATGGAGGAGGCCGCGAGGCACGGGCGGACGGCCGCGGTGGAGAACGCCGCCCGCGTGCTGAGGCGCTCCTTCGAGGCCGGCTGGGACCCCGAGCACGGCGGCATCTTCCGCTACGTCGGTGGCGACGGCCTGCCACCGACGGGCGCACCGAACGGCCCCTTCGAGGAGCTGATCCTCGGCACGTGGGACACGAAGATCTGGTGGCCGCACTCCGAGACGCTGTACGGCGCGCTCCTCGGCCACGTCCTGACCGGCGACGCCGAGCTCCGCGCCGTCCACGACCGCACGTTCGACTACGTCTTCAAGACGTTCCCGCACCCCGACCCGGCGGTAGGGGAGTGGGCCCAGATCCGCGATCGCAAGGGGGCGCCGCTCGACAAGGTCGTCGGCCTGCCCGTCAAGGACCCTTACCACCTGAACCGCAACCTGATGGTCCTCGTCGAACTCTTGCAGGGTGGGGTCGAGGCGCGCACTTCGGCCGCCTGA
- a CDS encoding formylglycine-generating enzyme family protein: MPSLAPNGAQVSGADSGLAAAAAQASATVPLVGASASAAAALPAGARVGATAGDCEAHDRHAHDYHAHDRDAHDRHAHRLVHIPAGTFFMGSNGEGFPADGEGPVREVQLSEYTIDKYPVTNADFAEFVAATGYVTEAERFGWSFVFQLFLADPKAYRSVPAAPWWRQVHGATWSRPDGPGSGVDERADHPVVHVSWNDAVAYCAWAGVRLPTEAEWERAARGGLEGRRYPWGDTLRPGGEHRCNIWQGEFPVRNSGEDGWVGTSPVGSYAPNGYDLHDVSGNVWEWCSDWFGADRFGGGSRPALAAGAGPDVNLSAGSRTVADLHDRGQVADPQRRHVATDPRSSPPIADPQGPRHGPGRVVKGGSYLCHASYCNRYRVAARTFNTPDSTTGHMGFRVARR, encoded by the coding sequence GTGCCTAGCCTCGCGCCCAATGGGGCGCAGGTCAGCGGAGCGGACTCCGGCCTGGCCGCCGCCGCGGCGCAGGCGTCAGCTACCGTGCCACTTGTCGGCGCATCAGCTTCGGCCGCCGCCGCGCTCCCGGCCGGTGCGCGTGTCGGCGCGACAGCGGGCGACTGCGAAGCGCACGACCGCCACGCGCACGACTACCATGCGCACGACCGCGACGCGCACGACCGCCATGCGCACCGCCTCGTCCACATCCCGGCGGGCACGTTCTTCATGGGCTCGAACGGTGAAGGCTTCCCGGCCGACGGCGAGGGGCCCGTTCGCGAGGTGCAGCTTTCCGAATACACCATCGACAAGTACCCCGTCACCAACGCCGACTTCGCGGAGTTCGTGGCCGCGACGGGCTACGTGACCGAGGCCGAGCGCTTCGGCTGGTCCTTCGTCTTCCAGCTCTTTCTGGCCGACCCGAAGGCCTACCGGTCCGTGCCGGCCGCCCCGTGGTGGCGCCAGGTGCATGGCGCGACGTGGAGCCGACCCGATGGTCCCGGCAGCGGGGTGGACGAGCGGGCCGACCATCCCGTGGTCCACGTCTCGTGGAACGACGCCGTCGCCTACTGCGCCTGGGCCGGCGTGCGCTTGCCAACGGAGGCCGAGTGGGAGCGCGCGGCCCGGGGCGGGCTCGAGGGCAGGCGCTACCCGTGGGGCGACACGTTGCGACCCGGCGGCGAGCATCGCTGCAACATCTGGCAGGGCGAGTTCCCCGTGCGGAACTCGGGGGAGGACGGCTGGGTCGGGACGTCGCCGGTCGGCTCCTACGCCCCCAACGGCTACGACCTCCACGACGTCTCGGGCAACGTCTGGGAGTGGTGCTCGGACTGGTTCGGGGCCGACCGGTTCGGCGGCGGTAGCCGCCCGGCCCTCGCCGCCGGCGCCGGCCCGGACGTGAACCTGAGCGCAGGCTCGCGCACTGTCGCCGATCTACACGACAGGGGTCAAGTGGCAGACCCGCAACGCCGTCACGTGGCCACGGACCCCCGGAGCTCACCCCCGATCGCCGACCCGCAAGGCCCGCGCCACGGCCCCGGCCGCGTCGTGAAGGGCGGCTCGTACCTCTGCCACGCCTCCTACTGCAACCGCTACCGGGTGGCGGCCCGCACCTTCAACACGCCGGACAGCACGACGGGCCACATGGGGTTCCGGGTCGCCAGACGTTAG
- a CDS encoding ABC transporter permease, whose product MSDVALPVADRAKEPSVYVTPAWKLTWLRFTKHKLGVVCLWIVVLITLMALMPEFFSAADPNVTSARLAYIPPQPVRIIRDGHLVRPFVYGVEGQRNQRTLKMEWVQDTDVVLPLRLFPRGYAYKLFGVIPADRHLFGFGTAEQPVTANILGTDRLGRDQWSRLMYGTRISLSIGLVAVLISTILGIVLGGISGYFGGWVDNLIQRLIDLLQAIPAIPVWLALSAALPRTWPVTWVYFAITVILALLGWTRLAREVRGRFLSLREEDFVTAARLVGASQGRIIFSHMVPSFASHIIAAVTLAVPLMILNETFLSFLGLGMRPPAISWGVMLQEAQNLQSVVNAPWLLIPGVFVIITVLALNILGDGLRDAADPYSH is encoded by the coding sequence ATGAGCGACGTCGCGCTGCCCGTCGCCGACCGGGCCAAGGAGCCCTCGGTCTACGTCACCCCGGCCTGGAAGCTCACGTGGCTGCGCTTCACGAAGCACAAGCTCGGCGTCGTGTGCCTCTGGATCGTCGTGCTCATCACGCTGATGGCCCTCATGCCCGAGTTCTTCAGCGCGGCCGACCCCAACGTGACGAGCGCGCGGCTCGCCTATATCCCGCCGCAGCCCGTGCGGATCATCCGCGACGGCCACCTCGTCAGGCCGTTCGTCTACGGCGTGGAGGGGCAGCGCAACCAGCGCACGCTGAAGATGGAGTGGGTGCAGGACACCGACGTCGTCCTGCCCTTGCGCCTGTTCCCGCGCGGCTACGCCTACAAGCTGTTCGGCGTAATCCCGGCGGACAGGCACCTCTTCGGCTTCGGCACGGCCGAGCAACCGGTGACGGCCAACATCCTCGGCACGGACCGACTGGGCCGCGACCAGTGGTCGCGCCTCATGTACGGCACGCGCATCTCCCTCTCCATCGGCCTCGTCGCCGTGCTCATCAGCACGATCCTCGGCATCGTGCTCGGCGGGATCTCCGGCTACTTCGGCGGCTGGGTCGACAACCTCATCCAGCGCCTCATCGACCTGCTCCAAGCCATCCCGGCCATCCCGGTGTGGTTGGCGCTCTCCGCCGCGTTGCCAAGGACGTGGCCCGTCACGTGGGTCTACTTCGCCATCACGGTCATCCTCGCCCTGCTCGGCTGGACGCGCCTGGCGCGCGAGGTGCGCGGTCGGTTCCTCAGCCTGCGCGAGGAGGACTTCGTCACGGCCGCCCGGCTCGTCGGCGCCAGCCAGGGCCGCATCATCTTCTCGCACATGGTGCCGTCGTTCGCTAGCCACATCATCGCCGCCGTCACCCTGGCAGTGCCGCTGATGATCCTGAACGAGACGTTCCTGAGCTTCCTCGGCCTCGGCATGCGCCCGCCCGCCATCAGCTGGGGCGTCATGCTGCAGGAGGCGCAGAACCTCCAATCGGTCGTCAACGCCCCGTGGCTGCTCATCCCCGGCGTGTTCGTGATCATCACCGTCCTCGCCCTCAACATCCTAGGAGACGGCTTACGCGATGCCGCAGACCCCTACAGCCACTGA
- a CDS encoding ABC transporter permease encodes MHWFIIKRLLLLPFLLLIFSIVSFALIQAPPGDFLTSYVAELAAGGTSIDQAEIEALRTRYGLDQPIYVQYGRWVGNLLRGDLGVSLEWRRPNSELIGERLVLTLILTTFSLLFTWAVAIPIGIFSATRQYSLLDYVFTILNYIGLATPNFMLALVLMWVAFDKFGVTVTGLFSPQYLDAAWSWARVGDLLSHIWLPMIVLGVAGTAQIARVVRANLLDELSKPYTEMARAKGLPEWRLVIKYPTRVAIAPVVSTLGWYFPQLLSGGLVVSVVMSLPTIGPLLLRALVGQDMYLAGTIILIFCMLAVLGALVSDILLVVLDPRIKLESA; translated from the coding sequence TTGCATTGGTTCATCATCAAGCGACTACTGCTGCTCCCGTTCCTGCTCCTGATCTTCTCGATCGTCTCTTTCGCGCTCATCCAGGCCCCGCCCGGCGATTTCCTCACGAGCTACGTCGCCGAGCTGGCGGCCGGCGGCACGTCCATCGACCAGGCCGAGATAGAGGCGCTCCGCACGCGCTACGGCCTCGATCAACCCATATACGTCCAGTACGGCAGGTGGGTGGGCAACCTGCTGCGCGGCGACCTCGGTGTCTCCCTCGAATGGCGGAGGCCGAACAGCGAGCTCATCGGTGAGCGCCTGGTGCTCACCCTCATCCTCACCACGTTCTCGCTCCTGTTCACCTGGGCAGTGGCCATCCCCATAGGTATCTTCTCTGCGACACGCCAGTATTCTCTGCTCGACTACGTGTTCACGATCCTCAACTACATCGGGTTGGCCACGCCCAACTTCATGCTCGCCCTCGTGTTGATGTGGGTGGCGTTCGACAAGTTCGGGGTCACGGTCACCGGCCTCTTCTCACCCCAGTACCTCGACGCCGCCTGGTCGTGGGCGCGCGTCGGCGACCTGCTCAGCCACATCTGGTTGCCGATGATCGTCCTCGGCGTGGCGGGCACGGCCCAGATCGCCCGCGTCGTGCGCGCCAACCTGCTCGACGAGCTCAGCAAGCCGTACACGGAGATGGCGCGCGCCAAGGGCCTGCCCGAGTGGCGCCTCGTCATCAAGTACCCCACGCGCGTCGCGATCGCGCCGGTCGTCAGCACCCTCGGCTGGTACTTCCCGCAGCTCCTGTCGGGCGGCCTCGTGGTCTCCGTCGTGATGAGCCTGCCGACCATCGGCCCGCTGCTCCTGCGCGCGCTCGTCGGCCAGGACATGTACCTCGCCGGCACCATCATCCTCATCTTCTGCATGCTCGCCGTCCTCGGCGCGCTCGTCTCAGACATCCTCCTCGTGGTCCTCGACCCGCGCATCAAGCTGGAGAGCGCATGA
- a CDS encoding ABC transporter ATP-binding protein, with amino-acid sequence MPQTPTATEATSPLLSVRGLKTYFELDEGTVRAVDGVSFDVMPGEVLGIVGESGCGKSITMKSILRLVAKPGRIVGGEILYRPDPAGRAGGGGAEIDLTKLRKDGRRMRNIRGGEIALIPQEPMASFSPLHTIGEQIVEAIRLHQDVSKKEARAMAIERLREVGVPSPEQRVDAYSWQLSGGLRQRAIIAMALSCHPKLLVADEPTTAIDVTTQAQVLALLRELQAEHGSSIIFITHDLGVIAQVADRVVVMYLGRVMERGPVDDIFHAPKHPYTKALLRSVPNMDTEPRVALPTVEGSIPHPLHKPTGCPFHPRCPDAMPGVCDVKVPALRPTDSEQPVACFLYHREVEGE; translated from the coding sequence ATGCCGCAGACCCCTACAGCCACTGAGGCCACGTCCCCGCTCCTCTCCGTCCGCGGCCTGAAGACGTACTTCGAGCTCGACGAGGGCACGGTGCGCGCCGTCGACGGCGTCAGCTTCGACGTCATGCCCGGCGAGGTCCTCGGCATCGTGGGGGAGAGCGGCTGCGGCAAGAGCATCACCATGAAGTCGATCCTGAGGCTCGTCGCCAAGCCCGGCCGCATCGTTGGCGGCGAGATCCTCTACCGCCCCGACCCGGCAGGCCGCGCGGGCGGCGGCGGCGCGGAGATCGACCTGACCAAGCTCCGCAAGGACGGGCGCCGCATGCGCAACATCCGCGGGGGAGAGATCGCCCTCATCCCGCAGGAGCCGATGGCGTCGTTCAGCCCGCTGCACACCATCGGCGAGCAGATCGTCGAGGCCATCCGGCTGCACCAGGACGTCTCGAAGAAGGAAGCGCGCGCCATGGCCATCGAGAGGTTGCGCGAGGTCGGCGTGCCGAGCCCCGAGCAGCGCGTCGACGCCTACTCCTGGCAGCTCTCCGGCGGGCTGCGGCAGCGCGCCATCATCGCCATGGCCCTGTCCTGCCACCCGAAGCTGCTCGTGGCGGACGAGCCGACGACGGCCATCGACGTCACCACCCAGGCGCAGGTACTGGCGCTCCTCCGCGAGCTGCAGGCCGAGCACGGCTCCTCCATCATCTTCATCACCCACGACCTCGGCGTGATAGCGCAGGTCGCCGACCGCGTCGTCGTCATGTACCTGGGGCGCGTCATGGAGCGCGGCCCCGTCGACGACATCTTCCACGCCCCCAAGCACCCGTACACGAAGGCGCTCCTGCGCTCCGTGCCGAACATGGATACGGAGCCGCGCGTGGCCCTGCCGACCGTCGAGGGCTCCATCCCGCACCCGCTGCACAAGCCGACCGGCTGTCCGTTCCACCCGCGCTGCCCGGACGCCATGCCGGGCGTGTGCGACGTCAAGGTGCCCGCGCTGCGGCCCACGGACTCCGAGCAGCCCGTCGCCTGTTTCCTCTATCACCGGGAGGTCGAGGGTGAGTGA